A window of Anas acuta chromosome 8, bAnaAcu1.1, whole genome shotgun sequence contains these coding sequences:
- the F3 gene encoding tissue factor: protein MLRAHAGSRALLLGALLWRLAAAGNSELPTAVNITWSSINFKTILQWQPKPSGYFYTVEIHGQTSDTQKKCILTTETECDVTDALRNVKETYTAHILSVQSAGMDNFEEPPFASSEKFTPYNQTILGKPEIQNYTQKDSKLNIVFQDPLTPYMFPNGSFQSIRDIFKHDLEYKLYYWKDQSSGKKEATTKSNTFEISVDNTNNYCFYIEATIPSRRENRTGQESMVFCTSVGRTILDEYGAEVFIIIAVIAIAVITLAIVLSVILCKRKKAKAAREKEPLNGI from the exons ATGCTGCGAGCCCACGCCGGATCCCGAGCTCTGCTGCTCGGCGCCCTGCTGTGGCGCCTGGCCGCCGCCG gtaaCTCAGAACTACCAACAGCAGTTAATATAACTTGGTCTTCAATCAACTTTAAAACTATACTACAGTGGCAACCAAAACCGTCAGGCTACTTCTATACAGTAGAAATACATGG ACAGACAtctgacacacaaaaaaaatgcatactgACCACGGAAACAGAGTGTGATGTTACTGATGCACTCAGGAATGTGAAAGAGACCTACACAGCACATATATTGTCTGTACAATCTGCAGGGATGGATAACTTTGAAGAACCACCTTTTGCAAGCTCTGAAAAATTCACACCTTATAATCAGA cTATTCTTGGAAAACCAGAAATCCAGAATTACACACAGAAGGATTCCAAACTGAATATTGTGTTCCAAGATCCACTTACACCGTATATGTTTCCTAATGGAAGCTTTCAAAGTATTCGAGATATTTTCAAACATGACCTGGAATACAAACTTTATTACTGGAAAGATCAAAGTTCTGGAAAG aaagaggcaacaacaaaaagcaatacTTTTGAAATAAGCGTTGACAACACAAACAACTACTGCTTCTACATAGAGGCAACCATTCCCTCTCGCAGAGAAAACCGTACTGGTCAAGAAAGCATGGTGTTTTGTACCAGTGTAGGAAGAACTATCTTAGACG AGTATGGAGCAGAAGTCTTTATCATCATAGCAGTGATAGCAATTGCAGTCATCACTCTTGCCATTGTTCTATCAGTGATCCTGTGTAAAcgcaaaaaagcaaaagctgcaagagaaaaagaaccGCTTAATGGTATCTAA